GTTCAAAATGGTTTTGCATCGATCTATGTCCTATTCGTATTTCGTTTTTATGTTATATATCCGTTTTGGTAGTTTCCTGTTCGGATTGTTTTAATTTTGCCTAGAACATTTAGGTTCGTCAAAGAGTATCGCTATGGAAGAAAAAGATGCTAAAAGCGCATTGAGCGTAAATAGTGGCGTAGAACAACCACCAATTGTAAATCCCAACGCCTTCGCGCAATTTAAGCGTAAAAAACGGAATCCGTTGACTCTCGAAGAGTATGTTGATGGGATTCGTTCAGGGAATAGAACAATTTTAAGTCAAGCTATTACCTTAATAGAAAGCTCATTGCCAGAGCATAATGAGTTGGCTCAGCAAATTATAGAACGGTGCTTACCATATACCGGAAATTCTGTTCGTATTGGTATTACAGGAGTTCCTGGTGTTGGAAAGAGTACTTTCATTGAAGCCATCGGCAGTCAAATTACAGCTTTGGGTCATCAGCTGGCGGTACTTGCGATAGATCCGAGTTCCGAGCGTTCTAAAGGAAGTATTCTTGGAGATAAAACACGGATGGAAACATTGTGTGCTGATCCAAAGGCATTTATTAGGCCAAGTCCTTCGGCTGGATCTTTGGGTGGAGTGGCCCGCAAAACGCGTGAATCAATTATTCTTTGTGAAGCAGCTGGGTTTGACGTTATTTTTATAGAAACAGTTGGTGTTGGTCAGTCCGAGACTGCGGTGCATTCAATGGTTGATTTCTTTTTGTTGCTGATGCTGGCTGGTGCGGGAGATGAGCTGCAGGGAATAAAGCGAGGTATTATGGAAATGGC
The sequence above is a segment of the Alistipes sp. ZOR0009 genome. Coding sequences within it:
- the meaB gene encoding methylmalonyl Co-A mutase-associated GTPase MeaB produces the protein MEEKDAKSALSVNSGVEQPPIVNPNAFAQFKRKKRNPLTLEEYVDGIRSGNRTILSQAITLIESSLPEHNELAQQIIERCLPYTGNSVRIGITGVPGVGKSTFIEAIGSQITALGHQLAVLAIDPSSERSKGSILGDKTRMETLCADPKAFIRPSPSAGSLGGVARKTRESIILCEAAGFDVIFIETVGVGQSETAVHSMVDFFLLLMLAGAGDELQGIKRGIMEMADLIAITKADGANAMKAKSAKIEYQSALMLFPATESGWSPLVETCSSVDKVGIMKIWEHIESYTSLVKSNNFFYTRRKEQAKYWMIEAINNSLMRNFYGNEAVKENLEILEEMVLEDKISSFAAAKKLLSIYFSSQK